TCGTTGGCAAGACTCAAGCTCGTCCCAACAACAACGATGTCAAAATGTACGGCAAAATCGGCTTCGATGGATGCTGCGGCCTGCCGAATCTCGTCTGCGAGGTCAACCTCAACCGCATCCGTCGATTCGGCAAACAGCCAGCCGCGGAGCTCGCGTTCTTGCGCGCGTGCGATACGAGCGATGTCACTCTGCGCACCAGATTTTTGCTGGATGAGCGCAAGCGTCTGCAGCACGGAGTCATGCAGGTGAGCGGCGATCTCTGCCCGCTCAGTCGCCCTCGCCCGTGCTGCCCGCTCGTCACTCAGTTCACGGGTCAGCCGAATGAGCCAGGGAGCGATAACGACGGCGACCCCGAGCAGGACGGAGAAAGCCGCGACCACGACCGTCCAGACGTTGGGCCGCTCCCCCGTCACGAAAAACAACAGGATGCCAAACGCAACCAATACCAGCGCCCCAAGCGTGCGAATAAGCACTGAGGAACTGGTTGTTGGGGCATCGCTGCGAAGCCGGTAGAACTGCCACCAAGCCAGCGCCACACCCACGCAGACAACAACGGCTGGGATGATCGCGGCAAGCGGCACGTTAACGCCCATGCGGCTGGCCAGCAAGGACAGCCCGATGGCAAGCAACGCGAGGCCAAGTAGAATCTCGGTCACTGGATAGGTCCGCCCAGGAGGCTGCGGCGATGAGGTCAATCCACCGTCAGCGGTGGGTGCTGACGGCTGGTGTGATGGAGCGGTGTTGACGCCAGGCACCCGACTCTGCCAGGGCATCCGAATTTCGCTTCGCGGAGGGAAGACCGGATCGCTATGTGCCTCCGATGGTGCCGTCTGAACGCCCGGCTGCATCAAAATCTGAGATGCGGTGCGATCTGCTGGCACGGAGCCCTCGGTTGGGGTCGTGGCCCACAGCCAGCAGTACAGAGCGACGCCGGCACCGCCAGCCGCCGCGAGCGCGATCATAATCGTGCGGATGAGGCCGACGGGTACCCCAAGATGCGCGGCAAGACCTGCGCAGACGCCACCCACAATTCGAACGCGCGGGCGCACGAGTGTGGGACGTGGTGCTTGAGGACTCATGGGTTCAATCCAAACACGAACAACGGACATTGAGGTATTCCTGAGCCAAGGTTCAGGGTCCACTCAGGGTGGTCCCCCATAGCAGCAAGCCGCCGAGTACGAAAAACTTGAATCATGAACGAGCAACAGGTGCCCCCAACGGGAGACAGCACACAACCAGCACCCCCTCCGGGCTACGCATTCTTCAATTGGATCAGGGGCCTTGGCATCACACGCACCGACGATTCATGGATTGGTGGAGTCTGCAGCGGCATCGCGGCAAAACTTGGTATCGACC
The sequence above is drawn from the Lysinibacter cavernae genome and encodes:
- a CDS encoding ATP-binding protein; this encodes MSPQAPRPTLVRPRVRIVGGVCAGLAAHLGVPVGLIRTIMIALAAAGGAGVALYCWLWATTPTEGSVPADRTASQILMQPGVQTAPSEAHSDPVFPPRSEIRMPWQSRVPGVNTAPSHQPSAPTADGGLTSSPQPPGRTYPVTEILLGLALLAIGLSLLASRMGVNVPLAAIIPAVVVCVGVALAWWQFYRLRSDAPTTSSSVLIRTLGALVLVAFGILLFFVTGERPNVWTVVVAAFSVLLGVAVVIAPWLIRLTRELSDERAARARATERAEIAAHLHDSVLQTLALIQQKSGAQSDIARIARAQERELRGWLFAESTDAVEVDLADEIRQAAASIEADFAVHFDIVVVGTSLSLANDSVIAAARESMLNAARHAGGSVSVYVETRPNAVEVSVIDRGPGFTLETVGDDRHGVRESIIGRMARAGGNARIGPGRGGVGTEVLLTLPLETPRETPAESDLS